Proteins found in one Acanthopagrus latus isolate v.2019 chromosome 3, fAcaLat1.1, whole genome shotgun sequence genomic segment:
- the si:ch211-133n4.6 gene encoding uncharacterized protein si:ch211-133n4.6 codes for MLTRNVVILFSLFVLLVEGDLDSNDAGIQAMSTDKDSISDEAPTESMNAVSPDQPDTSSSSSETADAPAANQVTVHEPAAAAAISVEEEDEDERSDSEEGGKKKFNSRSVKPQSPAVLPQNPVGFIKSPSHLPQSPALPLQPLIPQPKTLVRNRTSKRRSRTNRPQI; via the exons ATGCTCACCAG GAACGTTGTTattctgttctctctcttcgTCCTACTGGTGGAGGGTGACCTGGACTCAAACG atgcTGGAATACAAGCCATGTCGACAG ATAAAGACTCCATATCTGATGAAGCCCCCACAG agaGTATGAACGCCGTCTCTCCTGATCAGCCTG atacCAGCAGCTCCAGTTCAGAGACTGCAGACG ctccagcagccaatcaggtgACAGTACATG aacctgctgcagctgctgcaatcagtgtggaagaagaagatg AAGATGAGCGCTCCGActctgaggagggagggaagaaaaagttCAACTCCCGTTCGGTCAAACCTCAGAGCCCAGCCGTGCTGCCACAAAACCCAGTGGGCTTTATCAAAAGCCCCTCCCATCTACCTCAGAGCCCTGCCCTCCCCCTTCAACCACTCATTCCTCAGCCGAAAACTCTGGTGAGGAACCGAACGTCAAAGAGACGATCCAGGACCAATCGCCCCCAGATATAA
- the stm gene encoding protein starmaker, whose product MLRRCVVLLLLALTAVSLAAPVTDQPTDKDLENVKNLLRSREDSQTASADNKATDDTSTGASGVSVSPDTDDTNTSTDTADDTNNTSTDAADVAEDSEDKSDVNTTDKSDNETDAEQQEKDDSTTEADVDEDDSKDGDVDEDDSKDDDVDEDDSKDDDVDEDDSKDEDETKESEDLAQEEDESEVEDETKESEDEDETQEEDKIEDRDDVDEADSTDEDDTKESEDQGQKEDDSEGNDDTKGSEDKDKSEEEDDIEAKDETKGSDDEDQGQEEDVSEDKDDIQESDTEVEGEDQNEDAAAGGEESLSEEDSDVSDRMEGASDEDTDKEDTESMNVDEEDESGNQGKDDSDEPETTEADSDADLSAEEDEEDVSESEAEGDSTEPTDTNMPEDEEEQQSALSTEATPADQPDKTDDHATTDVMN is encoded by the exons ATGCTGCGACG gtgtgttgtgttgctgctccTTGCTCTCACTGCTGTTTCTCTGGCAGCTCCAGTCACTG atCAACCAACagataaag ATTTAGAGAATGTTAAAAACCTGCTGAGGAGCCGGGAAGACTCACAGACAG CTTCTGCTGACAACAAAGCAACAGATGACACAAGCACAG GTGCCTCAggtgtgtctgtcagtcctgATACAG ACGACACCAACACCTCCACAGACACTGCAG ATGACACTAACAACACCTCCACAGACGCTGCGG ATGTTGCAGAAGACAGCGAAGACAAGAGTGACGTAAACACTACCGATAAGTCTGACAATGAGACTGATGCTGAGCAACAGGAGAAAGATGATTCTACAACTGAGGCTGATGTAGATGAGGATGATAGTAAGGATGGTGATGTCGATGAGGATGATAGTAAGGATGATGATGTGGATGAGGATGATAGTAAGGATGATGATGTGGATGAGGATGATAGTAAGGACGAGGATGAGACTAAGGAGTCTGAGGATCTGGCTCAGGAAGAGGATGAAAGTGAGGTTGAGGATGAAACTAAGGAGtctgaggatgaggatgagacTCAGGAGGAAGATAAAATTGAGGATAGGGATGATGTAGATGAGGCTGATAGTACGGATGAAGATGACACTAAGGAGTCTGAGGATCAGGGTCAGAAGGAGGATGATAGTGAGGGTAATGATGACACTAAGGGGTCTGAGGATAAGGACaagtctgaggaggaagatgataTTGAGGCCAAGGATGAGACTAAGGGGTCTGATGATGAGGATCAGGGTCAGGAGGAGGATGTTAGTGAGGATAAGGATGACATTCAGGAGTCTGACACTGAGGTTGAAGGAGAGGATCAAAATGAAGACgctgcagcaggaggggaggagagcttGTCTGAGGAGGACAGCGACGTTTCAGACAGAATGGAAGGAGCTAGTGATGAGGACACAGACAAGGAAGACACAGAAAGCATGAATGTagatgaggaagatgaaagTGGAAATCAAGGTAAGGATGACAGTGACGAGCCTGAAACAACAGAGGCTGACAGTGATGCAGACTTGTCAgcagaagaggatgaggaggatgttTCAGAAAGTGAAGCTGAGGGTGACAGCACTGAACCAACAGATACAAACATGCCAGAAGAcgaggaagagcagcagagtgCTCTCTCCACCGAAG cgACACCGGCTGACCAACCAGATAAGACAGATGACCACGCCACCACTGACG tcaTGAATTAG